A portion of the Paenibacillus hamazuiensis genome contains these proteins:
- a CDS encoding GNAT family N-acetyltransferase, with amino-acid sequence MLIRPIDVSDHTAVLELLTLQIKSYEVEAKLIGFCEIPPLTDSIQTIQKSKETFIGCYEDGALIGAAAYDVSAEQAAITRMMVHPEHFRRGVATGLLEEIERRIPPGMPIEVSTGTRNVPAMELYMKHGYVPEGEVLIARGITVTMLTKERGARRQADERP; translated from the coding sequence TTGCTCATCCGGCCGATAGATGTAAGCGACCATACTGCGGTGCTGGAACTGCTCACGCTGCAGATCAAATCGTACGAAGTGGAGGCGAAGCTGATCGGCTTCTGCGAAATTCCGCCGCTTACGGATTCGATCCAAACGATTCAGAAGTCCAAGGAGACGTTTATCGGCTGTTACGAGGACGGCGCGCTGATCGGAGCGGCGGCGTATGACGTTTCTGCAGAACAAGCCGCCATCACCCGCATGATGGTGCATCCGGAGCATTTCCGCCGCGGCGTCGCGACCGGGCTTTTGGAAGAGATCGAGCGGCGCATCCCGCCGGGCATGCCTATCGAAGTGTCGACGGGAACGCGGAACGTGCCGGCCATGGAGCTGTATATGAAACACGGGTACGTGCCGGAGGGCGAAGTGCTTATTGCCAGGGGCATCACGGTGACGATGTTGACCAAAGAAAGAGGCGCCCGCCGGCAGGCTGACGAGCGCCCTTAA
- the gatB gene encoding Asp-tRNA(Asn)/Glu-tRNA(Gln) amidotransferase subunit GatB: MSATQTKYETVIGLEVHVELHTKSKIFCGCSTEFGAPPNTHTCPVCLGYPGVLPVLNRQAVEYAMKAAMALNCQIATESKFDRKNYFYPDSPKAYQISQYDKPIGEHGWIDIEVDGETKRIGITRVHLEEDAGKLTHVDGGYASLVDFNRVGTPLIEIVSEPDIRTPEEAKAYLEKLRAIMLYCDVSDVKMEEGSLRCDANISLRPYGQKEFGTKAELKNMNSFRGVQRGLEYEQWRQADVLDSGGKVVQETRRWDEAQGKTFSMRGKEQAHDYRYFPDPDLVRLHIDDEWKDRVRASIPELPDARKARYVSELGLPSYDAEVITASMKLANFFEESLNYTKDAKAAANWIMGDLLGYLNANNLELDEVKISGKGLGEMIGLIEKGTISSKIAKTVFKTMLETGKEPQKIVEEQGLVQISDEGAIAAIVDQVIANNPQSVADFQAGKDKAIGFLVGQVMKESKGKANPGLVNKLIMEKLKR; this comes from the coding sequence ATGTCAGCGACACAAACGAAATACGAAACGGTGATCGGCCTTGAGGTGCACGTGGAGCTGCACACGAAGTCGAAAATCTTTTGCGGCTGCTCGACCGAATTCGGGGCGCCGCCGAATACCCATACGTGCCCGGTGTGCCTCGGCTACCCGGGCGTGCTCCCGGTGCTCAACCGGCAGGCGGTCGAGTACGCGATGAAAGCGGCGATGGCGCTTAACTGTCAAATTGCGACAGAGAGCAAATTCGACCGGAAAAACTACTTTTACCCCGATTCGCCCAAGGCGTATCAAATCTCGCAATACGACAAGCCGATCGGCGAGCACGGCTGGATCGACATCGAAGTAGACGGCGAAACGAAGCGGATCGGCATCACCCGCGTGCATCTGGAGGAAGACGCGGGCAAGCTGACGCACGTCGACGGCGGCTACGCGTCGCTCGTCGATTTCAACCGCGTCGGCACGCCGCTGATCGAAATCGTCTCCGAGCCGGACATCCGCACGCCGGAGGAAGCGAAGGCGTACCTCGAGAAGCTGCGCGCCATCATGCTCTACTGCGACGTCTCCGACGTCAAGATGGAGGAAGGCTCGCTGCGCTGCGACGCCAACATCAGCCTGCGTCCGTACGGGCAGAAGGAGTTCGGCACGAAGGCCGAGCTGAAAAACATGAACTCGTTCCGCGGCGTGCAGCGCGGCCTCGAATACGAGCAGTGGCGCCAGGCCGACGTGCTGGACAGCGGCGGCAAAGTCGTGCAGGAGACACGCCGCTGGGACGAAGCGCAGGGCAAGACGTTCTCGATGCGCGGCAAGGAGCAGGCGCACGACTACCGCTACTTCCCGGACCCGGACCTCGTCCGGCTGCACATCGACGACGAGTGGAAGGACCGCGTCCGAGCCTCCATCCCGGAGCTGCCGGATGCGCGCAAAGCCCGCTACGTGAGCGAGCTCGGTCTGCCGAGCTACGATGCCGAAGTCATTACCGCTTCGATGAAACTGGCGAACTTTTTTGAGGAAAGCCTGAATTATACGAAGGACGCGAAAGCGGCCGCCAACTGGATCATGGGCGACCTGCTCGGCTACCTGAACGCGAACAATCTCGAGCTGGATGAAGTGAAAATTAGCGGCAAAGGGCTCGGCGAGATGATCGGGCTGATCGAGAAAGGCACGATCAGCAGCAAAATCGCCAAAACCGTGTTCAAAACGATGCTCGAAACCGGCAAGGAGCCGCAGAAGATCGTAGAAGAACAAGGCCTCGTGCAGATCAGCGACGAAGGCGCCATCGCGGCGATCGTCGATCAGGTGATCGCGAACAACCCGCAGTCCGTCGCCGATTTCCAGGCGGGCAAAGACAAAGCGATCGGCTTCCTCGTCGGTCAGGTCATGAAGGAGTCCAAAGGCAAAGCGAACCCGGGGCTCGTCAACAAACTGATCATGGAGAAGTTGAAACGATAA
- the gatC gene encoding Asp-tRNA(Asn)/Glu-tRNA(Gln) amidotransferase subunit GatC, with protein MSITIKDVEHVANLARLELTDDEKQQFTEQLNAILKYAEQLNKLDTDHVEPTSHVMPLFNVMREDEVRPSLPLDKVMQNAPDEEDGQIKVPAVLE; from the coding sequence TTGAGTATTACGATCAAGGATGTCGAACATGTGGCCAATTTGGCCCGTTTGGAGCTTACCGACGACGAGAAGCAGCAGTTCACGGAGCAGCTCAATGCGATTTTGAAATATGCGGAGCAGTTGAACAAGCTGGACACCGATCATGTAGAGCCGACGAGCCACGTCATGCCGCTTTTCAACGTGATGCGCGAGGACGAAGTAAGGCCTTCCCTGCCGCTCGATAAAGTGATGCAAAATGCCCCGGACGAAGAGGACGGACAAATCAAAGTGCCAGCGGTGCTGGAATAG
- the gatA gene encoding Asp-tRNA(Asn)/Glu-tRNA(Gln) amidotransferase subunit GatA, translating to MSLFDLKLQEIHNRLHGKELTVTDLVDEALRRIGQVDGKVKAFLTLDEERARSAAQQLDKQSGGDVKGLLFGLPIGIKDNIVTEGLTTTCASQFLKNFNPIYDATVVKKLKDAQAVTIGKLNMDEFAMGGSNENSSFHPTHNPWNLDYVPGGSSGGSAAAVAAGEVYFSLGSDTGGSIRQPASYCGIVGMKPTYGLVSRFGLVAFASSLDQIGPLTKNVEDCAYLLQAIAGYDPMDSTSAKVDIPDYVSALTGDVKGLRVAVPKEYLGQGIDPKVKDAVQTALKVLEAQGAIVEEVSMPHSEYAVATYYLLASSEASSNLARFDGVRYGVRAENPANLLDLYHKSRSQGFGPEVKRRIMLGTYALSSGYYDAYYLKAQKVRTLIKQDFDNVFAKYDVIVGPTAPTPAFKIGSQTKDPLTMYLNDILTIPVNLAGVPAISVPCGFADGMPVGLQIIGKPLDESTVLRAAHAYEQNTDFHKQRPAL from the coding sequence TTGTCTTTATTCGATTTGAAATTGCAAGAAATACATAACCGCCTTCACGGCAAAGAATTGACCGTAACGGACCTTGTGGACGAAGCGCTGCGCAGAATCGGCCAGGTGGACGGCAAAGTGAAGGCGTTTTTGACTTTGGACGAGGAGCGGGCCCGCAGCGCCGCGCAGCAGCTGGACAAGCAGTCCGGCGGAGATGTCAAAGGGCTGCTGTTCGGCCTGCCGATCGGGATCAAGGACAACATCGTGACGGAAGGGCTCACCACCACGTGCGCGAGCCAGTTCCTGAAAAATTTCAATCCCATCTACGACGCCACCGTGGTGAAAAAGCTGAAGGACGCGCAGGCCGTCACGATCGGGAAGCTGAACATGGACGAATTCGCGATGGGCGGCTCGAACGAAAACTCAAGCTTCCATCCGACGCATAACCCGTGGAACCTGGACTACGTGCCCGGCGGTTCCAGCGGCGGCTCGGCGGCGGCGGTGGCGGCCGGCGAAGTGTACTTCTCGCTCGGCTCCGACACCGGCGGCTCGATCCGCCAGCCTGCCTCGTATTGCGGCATCGTCGGTATGAAGCCGACGTACGGCCTCGTTTCGCGCTTCGGCCTCGTCGCCTTCGCGTCGTCGCTCGATCAGATCGGACCGCTGACGAAAAACGTCGAAGATTGCGCCTATTTGCTGCAGGCGATCGCCGGCTACGATCCGATGGATTCGACCTCGGCCAAGGTGGACATCCCGGATTACGTCAGCGCGCTGACCGGAGACGTGAAAGGGCTTCGCGTCGCCGTGCCGAAGGAATACCTCGGCCAAGGCATCGATCCGAAGGTAAAGGACGCCGTGCAGACCGCGCTGAAAGTGCTGGAAGCTCAAGGCGCGATCGTCGAGGAAGTATCGATGCCGCATTCCGAATACGCCGTCGCGACATATTATTTGCTCGCTTCGTCGGAAGCGTCCTCGAACCTGGCGCGGTTTGACGGCGTACGATACGGCGTGCGTGCGGAAAATCCGGCCAATCTGCTCGACCTGTACCACAAGTCGCGCAGCCAGGGCTTCGGGCCGGAAGTGAAGCGCCGCATCATGCTCGGCACGTACGCGCTCAGCTCCGGCTATTACGACGCATACTACTTGAAAGCGCAAAAGGTGCGCACGCTCATCAAGCAGGATTTCGACAATGTCTTTGCCAAATACGACGTCATCGTCGGTCCGACCGCGCCGACACCGGCGTTCAAAATCGGCTCGCAGACGAAAGATCCGCTGACGATGTACCTGAACGATATTTTGACGATTCCGGTCAACCTCGCCGGAGTGCCGGCCATCAGCGTACCGTGCGGTTTTGCGGACGGCATGCCGGTGGGTCTGCAAATCATCGGCAAACCTTTGGATGAATCGACCGTGCTGCGCGCGGCTCACGCCTACGAGCAGAACACGGATTTCCATAAGCAGCGTCCGGCGCTGTAA